The DNA window ATGGCCTCGGCAAAATCGAGGAAATCCTGCAAATGTTCCTCTACAATCCGCCTGACAATGTCAAGGTTCAGTGCCTGATAGTCGTGAACAGCAATGTTTCGGAACCCTGTCATGGCCATCATGCGTTCTGCCAGCCCTTTGGTTATCAGACCGACCCGCTGAAGCAAAGTGAATGCATCCCTGCTTTCCTGGGGAATTCCCAGCCGGCGGAGGCGGATCTCATGCATGGCCAGGTCTATGGCTGCCTCACAGGCCCTCTGGATATTTAAAATTATCGAGTCCTGTTTGGTATAATTCTCATAGAGGTTTTTCTCGTCTTCTCCATATTCTTCACGTATGCGGGCTATGCATCGCTCAATGGTGGCTGCTTTATTGAGTTTTACGTCGTCCATAAACTGTTCCCCGGCTCTGGATATCCTGAATAATCTCCCGGCGCTCCTCATTCAGACGAGCGTAGGCACTGTAAACGTAATCTTCAAAGCGTTCTCTCTGTCCCGGATCCCCCTCGTACCAGCACTGTCCTGTAGAAACGACCTGCATCCGCAATACGGTGGAAGCCTTTCGCAGGTCAACGAGATCAACCTCCCGCCTGAGCGCTCCGGCCAGGTGCCGGGCCATCGACCATCTCTCCCAGGGGTCCAGGGGGTGCCGGGGAAGGATCGCCAGGTCGATG is part of the bacterium genome and encodes:
- a CDS encoding DUF86 domain-containing protein — its product is MDDVKLNKAATIERCIARIREEYGEDEKNLYENYTKQDSIILNIQRACEAAIDLAMHEIRLRRLGIPQESRDAFTLLQRVGLITKGLAERMMAMTGFRNIAVHDYQALNLDIVRRIVEEHLQDFLDFAEAMLKNETEK
- a CDS encoding nucleotidyltransferase domain-containing protein, which codes for MVKETQQELIVRLLREKYPDLVAIYVFGSAGQGEMMPESDIDLAILPRHPLDPWERWSMARHLAGALRREVDLVDLRKASTVLRMQVVSTGQCWYEGDPGQRERFEDYVYSAYARLNEERREIIQDIQSRGTVYGRRKTQ